In the Streptomyces sp. BHT-5-2 genome, one interval contains:
- a CDS encoding beta-N-acetylglucosaminidase domain-containing protein yields the protein MAGTTALAAAVIGGLLGGVPAAQAAPADPAAGTPDQPGRPTDAGVPPAVWPRPQSVRQLGAAVPLGPAAVLVAAPDTDPYTLDVLRGLLREAGVRTVRQAAPGDRLPADGPVLLAGGAPADDALRALRVPARGDLPSGGYRLAVGQVAGRDTVALDGVGPDGLFHAAQTLRQLVTEGQGGEPQLASVVVRDWPATGVRGTTEGFYGQPWSRAQRLAQLDFMGRTKQNQYLYAPGDDPYRQARWRDPYPAEQRADFRALAERARANHVTLGWAVAPGQAMCLSSEDDLRALRRKVDAMWALGVRSFQLQFQDVSYSEWHCAADAETFGTGPQAAAKAQAGVANALARHLAERHPGAAPLSLMPTEYYQDGATAYRGALAAALNDRVEVAWTGVGVVPRTITGGELAAARAAFGHPLVTMDNYPVNDYAQDRIFLGPYTGREPAVATGSAALLANAMEQPLASRIPLFTAADYAWNPRDYRPAQSWAAAVDDLAGADPGARTALRTLAGNTASSLLDGEESGYLRPLIDRFWKTRAAAVNSGRPGDDPDFAEAARSLRAAFRTMSAAPRGLASDLRAEIGPWAEQLARFGDAGAQAVDTLLAQSRDDGDAAWAAQRTVLRLRTQLDGSPATVGKGVLAPFLDRAMTEADAWTGAHGNVPAPDRGDGRTALTVPFPRVRPLAAVGALTDPGPAAGAVSLEAHVPGSGWQRLGPLSATGWTEARTAGLRADAVRLTWAGNTPAPSVHALTPWFDDTPQAGLELSRTETDAQTGGRAAVEALISSRRPGEVHGPLAVTAPKGFTVHAPKEVTAPRGGTALVPVTVDIPKDTPSGTYQVSVAFAGRQQKLTLRVFPPTGGPDLARGADTSSSGDENDDFPASAATDGDPRTRWSSPAEDAAWLQFALPRPTRLGLVVLHWQDAYAAAYRVQVSSDGHTWRTAATVADGKGGREAVRMDAEDARYVRIQGDKRATRFGYSLWSVEAYAVAAG from the coding sequence GTGGCGGGCACCACCGCACTGGCCGCGGCCGTCATAGGAGGACTGCTCGGCGGCGTACCGGCCGCCCAGGCGGCCCCGGCGGACCCGGCGGCCGGCACCCCCGACCAGCCGGGCCGGCCGACCGACGCGGGCGTCCCGCCCGCGGTCTGGCCGCGCCCCCAGTCGGTGCGGCAGCTCGGCGCGGCGGTGCCGCTCGGCCCGGCGGCGGTGCTGGTGGCCGCGCCGGACACCGACCCGTACACCCTCGACGTGCTGCGCGGGCTGCTGCGGGAGGCCGGGGTGCGCACCGTGCGGCAGGCCGCGCCCGGCGACCGGCTGCCCGCGGACGGGCCGGTGCTGCTGGCCGGCGGGGCGCCCGCGGACGACGCCCTGCGGGCGCTGCGGGTACCGGCCCGCGGCGATCTGCCGTCCGGCGGCTACCGCCTGGCGGTGGGCCAGGTCGCCGGCCGGGACACCGTCGCGCTGGACGGCGTCGGCCCGGACGGCCTCTTCCACGCCGCGCAGACCCTGCGGCAGCTGGTCACCGAAGGCCAGGGCGGGGAGCCGCAGTTGGCCTCCGTGGTCGTCCGGGACTGGCCGGCCACCGGTGTGCGCGGCACCACCGAGGGCTTCTACGGGCAGCCGTGGAGCCGGGCGCAGCGGCTGGCCCAGCTGGACTTCATGGGCCGCACCAAGCAGAACCAGTACCTCTACGCCCCGGGCGACGACCCGTACCGGCAGGCGCGGTGGCGCGACCCGTACCCGGCCGAGCAGCGGGCGGACTTCCGGGCCCTGGCCGAGCGGGCCCGTGCCAACCACGTCACCCTCGGCTGGGCGGTGGCGCCCGGCCAGGCGATGTGCCTGTCCTCCGAGGACGACCTGCGGGCGCTGCGCCGCAAGGTGGACGCGATGTGGGCGCTGGGGGTGCGCTCCTTCCAGCTGCAGTTCCAGGACGTCAGCTACAGCGAGTGGCACTGCGCGGCCGACGCCGAGACCTTCGGGACCGGGCCGCAGGCCGCCGCCAAGGCGCAGGCCGGCGTCGCCAACGCGCTGGCCCGGCACCTCGCCGAGCGGCACCCCGGCGCCGCACCGCTGTCCCTGATGCCGACCGAGTACTACCAGGACGGGGCCACCGCCTACCGCGGCGCGCTGGCCGCGGCCCTCAACGACCGGGTCGAGGTGGCCTGGACCGGCGTCGGCGTGGTGCCGCGGACCATCACCGGCGGTGAACTGGCCGCCGCCCGCGCGGCGTTCGGCCACCCGCTGGTCACCATGGACAACTACCCCGTCAACGACTACGCCCAGGACCGGATCTTCCTCGGCCCCTACACCGGCCGCGAACCGGCCGTCGCCACCGGCTCGGCGGCGCTGCTCGCCAACGCCATGGAGCAGCCGCTGGCGTCCCGGATCCCGCTGTTCACCGCCGCCGACTACGCCTGGAACCCGCGCGACTACCGCCCCGCGCAGTCCTGGGCGGCTGCCGTCGACGACCTCGCCGGCGCCGACCCCGGGGCCCGTACGGCGCTGCGCACGCTGGCCGGGAACACCGCGTCGTCACTGCTCGACGGCGAGGAGTCGGGATACCTCCGGCCGCTGATCGACCGCTTCTGGAAGACCCGCGCGGCGGCCGTCAACAGCGGCCGGCCCGGGGACGACCCGGACTTCGCCGAGGCCGCACGGTCGCTGCGGGCCGCGTTCCGCACCATGAGCGCCGCGCCCCGGGGCCTGGCCTCCGACCTGCGGGCCGAAATCGGGCCGTGGGCCGAGCAGTTGGCCCGCTTCGGCGACGCCGGGGCGCAGGCCGTGGACACCCTGCTGGCACAGTCCCGGGACGACGGCGACGCGGCCTGGGCGGCGCAGCGCACGGTGCTGCGGCTGCGGACGCAGCTGGACGGCAGCCCGGCGACGGTCGGCAAGGGCGTGCTGGCGCCGTTCCTGGACCGCGCGATGACCGAGGCGGACGCCTGGACGGGCGCGCACGGCAACGTCCCGGCACCGGACCGGGGCGACGGCCGCACGGCGCTGACCGTGCCCTTCCCGCGCGTCAGGCCGCTGGCCGCGGTCGGCGCGCTCACCGATCCGGGCCCGGCGGCCGGCGCGGTCTCCCTGGAGGCGCATGTGCCGGGCTCCGGCTGGCAGCGCCTGGGCCCGCTGTCGGCGACCGGCTGGACGGAGGCCCGCACGGCCGGGCTGCGGGCCGACGCGGTGCGGCTGACCTGGGCCGGCAACACCCCGGCACCGTCCGTGCACGCGCTCACGCCGTGGTTCGACGACACCCCGCAGGCCGGCCTGGAGCTGTCCCGGACCGAGACCGACGCCCAGACCGGCGGCCGGGCGGCGGTGGAGGCCCTGATCTCCTCCCGCCGCCCCGGCGAGGTGCACGGCCCGCTGGCGGTCACCGCCCCCAAGGGCTTCACCGTCCACGCGCCGAAGGAGGTGACCGCCCCGCGGGGCGGCACCGCGCTCGTCCCGGTGACCGTGGACATCCCCAAGGACACCCCCTCCGGGACGTACCAGGTCTCGGTCGCCTTCGCCGGCCGGCAGCAGAAGCTGACCCTGCGGGTCTTCCCGCCCACCGGCGGCCCCGATCTGGCGCGCGGCGCGGACACCTCCTCGTCCGGCGACGAGAACGACGACTTCCCGGCGTCCGCGGCCACCGACGGCGACCCGAGGACCCGCTGGTCTTCCCCCGCCGAGGACGCCGCCTGGCTACAGTTCGCGCTGCCCCGCCCGACCCGGCTGGGCCTGGTGGTCCTGCACTGGCAGGACGCCTACGCGGCCGCCTACCGCGTCCAGGTCTCGTCCGACGGGCACACCTGGCGGACCGCCGCCACGGTCGCCGACGGCAAGGGCGGCCGGGAGGCGGTGCGGATGGACGCCGAGGACGCCCGCTACGTCCGGATCCAGGGCGACAAGCGGGCGACACGGTTCGGCTACTCGCTGTGGAGCGTGGAGGCGTACGCGGTGGCGGCAGGGTGA
- a CDS encoding HNH endonuclease, which translates to MPHVLVLNASYEPLGVVPLRRALILVLNEKAVSLEESGALMHSATRVIPAPSVVRLKRFVRVPFRGPVPLTRRALFARDGGRCMYCGGVATSVDHVIPRSRGGQHTWENVVAACRRCNHVKADRHVAEIGWRLRHQPAPPSGLAWRIIGTGHRDPRWLPYLQPYGADDALARIDAVSA; encoded by the coding sequence GTGCCGCATGTCCTGGTCCTCAATGCGTCGTACGAGCCGCTCGGCGTCGTACCGCTCCGCCGCGCGCTCATCCTCGTCCTCAATGAGAAGGCCGTCAGCCTTGAGGAATCCGGCGCCCTGATGCACAGCGCGACCCGTGTCATACCGGCTCCGAGCGTGGTCCGCTTGAAGCGGTTTGTGAGAGTGCCCTTTCGGGGCCCCGTCCCGCTGACCCGTAGGGCGCTGTTCGCCCGGGACGGCGGGCGTTGTATGTACTGCGGTGGCGTCGCAACCAGCGTCGACCACGTCATCCCGCGCAGTCGCGGCGGCCAGCACACCTGGGAGAACGTCGTCGCCGCCTGCCGGCGCTGCAACCACGTCAAGGCCGACCGCCATGTCGCCGAGATCGGCTGGCGGCTGCGTCATCAGCCCGCCCCGCCGTCCGGACTGGCCTGGCGCATCATCGGCACGGGGCATAGGGACCCGCGCTGGCTGCCCTACTTGCAGCCGTACGGCGCGGACGACGCGTTGGCCCGGATCGATGCCGTATCGGCGTAG
- a CDS encoding mechanosensitive ion channel family protein — MYWSAPSAAAVPLRTAASGSTGPTSLDEATQKATNAADWIQANWGTWLTSGLQIVLIIVIAVVLRHVIRRTITKLIERMNRTAAAAQHTALGGLLVNAERRRQRSEAIGSVLRSVASFVIMGTAALTVLSVLQINLAPLLASAGVAGVAIGFGARNLVTDFLSGVFMILEDQYGVGDEIDAGVATGTVIEVGLRVTKLRGANGAIWYIRNGEVKRIGNLSQGWSTASVDVLIAADQDLERARTVITDAGEAMSKAEPWNEQLWEPVQVLGLSEVSLDTVTVGVSAKTMPGKAAGVERELRWRIKHALDAAGIHLAPRPAEEDEAAPGDPSSGIAAPSALGNPSSPQSQATTPIPPPQLDKQ; from the coding sequence GTGTACTGGTCCGCCCCGTCGGCCGCCGCCGTGCCGCTGCGCACCGCCGCGTCCGGCTCCACCGGTCCGACCTCCCTCGACGAGGCCACCCAGAAGGCCACCAACGCCGCCGACTGGATACAGGCGAACTGGGGGACGTGGCTCACGTCCGGCCTGCAGATCGTCCTGATCATCGTGATCGCGGTGGTCCTGCGGCATGTGATACGCCGCACCATCACCAAGCTCATCGAGCGGATGAACCGCACCGCCGCCGCGGCCCAGCACACCGCGCTGGGCGGGCTGCTGGTCAACGCCGAGCGACGGCGGCAGCGGTCGGAGGCGATCGGCTCGGTGCTGCGCAGCGTCGCCTCGTTCGTGATCATGGGCACCGCCGCACTGACCGTGCTCTCGGTGCTCCAGATCAACCTGGCGCCGCTGCTGGCCAGCGCCGGCGTGGCCGGTGTCGCGATCGGTTTCGGCGCCCGCAACCTCGTCACCGACTTCCTCTCCGGCGTCTTCATGATCCTGGAGGACCAGTACGGCGTCGGCGACGAGATCGACGCGGGCGTGGCCACCGGCACGGTCATCGAGGTCGGCCTGCGGGTCACCAAGCTGCGCGGTGCCAACGGTGCGATCTGGTACATCCGCAACGGCGAGGTCAAGCGGATCGGCAACCTCAGCCAGGGCTGGTCCACCGCGAGTGTGGACGTGCTGATCGCCGCGGACCAGGACCTGGAGCGGGCCCGCACGGTGATCACCGACGCCGGCGAGGCGATGTCCAAGGCCGAGCCGTGGAACGAGCAGCTGTGGGAGCCGGTGCAGGTGCTGGGCCTGAGCGAGGTGTCACTGGACACCGTCACGGTCGGCGTGTCGGCCAAGACCATGCCGGGCAAGGCGGCCGGCGTCGAGCGGGAGCTGCGCTGGCGCATCAAGCACGCGCTGGACGCGGCGGGCATACACCTCGCGCCGCGCCCGGCCGAGGAGGACGAGGCGGCGCCGGGCGACCCGTCCTCGGGGATCGCCGCCCCCTCGGCGCTCGGCAACCCGTCGTCGCCGCAGTCCCAGGCGACGACACCGATCCCGCCGCCGCAGCTGGACAAGCAGTAG
- a CDS encoding ROK family transcriptional regulator, with protein sequence MNDRAALDLLVSQGPLTRTQIGELTGLSKPTASQLLARLTAAGLVRTTGNVTGRPGPNAQLYEVNPAAAHVAALAVDQLGITAAVADLTGRVLGEERIGTGPGPEGATAQTARLVARAVDGALAEAGLTREQLHRAVIGTPGALDPQTGLLRYAPHLPGWQSRTLKEELAEALGVPVVIENDVNLAAVAEQHDGAAQDFDDFVLVWVDEGVGAAIVLDGRLLRGATGGAGEIGYMPLPGARLARDGDRSAARPDAGGGFQQLVGTPSVLALARASGAPEVRTVAEALARDDVRAEVARRLATGLAAVVAVVDPRLVVLSGEVPQAGGEALRALVEAEFTGLALPRPEIRISDIAGDPILTGALRTALAETRDAVFDTG encoded by the coding sequence ATGAACGACCGGGCCGCACTGGACCTGTTGGTCTCCCAGGGCCCCCTGACCCGCACCCAGATCGGCGAACTGACGGGGCTGTCCAAGCCGACCGCCTCCCAGCTGCTCGCCCGGCTCACCGCGGCCGGGCTGGTCCGGACCACCGGCAACGTCACCGGCCGGCCCGGGCCCAACGCCCAGCTGTACGAGGTGAATCCGGCCGCCGCACACGTCGCCGCGCTGGCCGTGGACCAGCTGGGCATCACCGCGGCCGTCGCGGACCTCACCGGCCGGGTGCTCGGCGAGGAGCGGATCGGCACCGGGCCGGGCCCCGAGGGCGCCACCGCACAGACCGCCCGGCTGGTCGCACGGGCCGTCGACGGGGCGCTGGCCGAGGCCGGGCTGACGCGCGAACAGCTGCACCGCGCGGTGATCGGCACCCCCGGCGCCCTGGACCCGCAGACCGGCCTGCTGCGGTACGCGCCCCACCTGCCGGGCTGGCAGTCGCGGACGCTGAAGGAGGAGCTGGCCGAGGCCCTCGGCGTCCCGGTCGTCATCGAGAACGACGTGAACCTGGCCGCGGTGGCCGAGCAGCACGACGGCGCCGCCCAGGACTTCGACGACTTCGTGCTGGTGTGGGTCGACGAGGGCGTGGGCGCCGCGATCGTGCTGGACGGGCGGCTGCTGCGCGGGGCCACCGGCGGCGCCGGCGAGATCGGCTACATGCCGCTGCCCGGCGCCCGGCTGGCCCGGGACGGCGACCGCAGCGCCGCCCGGCCGGACGCCGGCGGCGGCTTCCAGCAACTGGTCGGCACGCCCAGCGTGCTCGCCCTCGCCCGGGCCTCCGGCGCCCCCGAGGTCCGCACCGTCGCCGAGGCACTGGCCCGGGACGACGTACGGGCCGAGGTGGCGCGCCGGCTGGCGACCGGCCTGGCCGCGGTGGTCGCGGTGGTCGACCCCCGCCTGGTGGTGCTCTCCGGCGAGGTGCCGCAGGCCGGCGGGGAGGCGCTGCGGGCCCTGGTCGAGGCGGAGTTCACCGGGCTCGCGCTGCCCCGCCCGGAGATCCGGATCAGCGACATCGCGGGCGACCCCATCCTCACCGGCGCGCTGCGCACGGCACTGGCGGAGACCCGCGACGCGGTCTTCGACACCGGCTGA
- a CDS encoding ABC transporter substrate-binding protein, which produces MPLVPFMPLPRPGARPRPHGRPRPRARRRGRTGRPAALPVVLAAGLLAAGCAHPSVGSDRDDPTRPVTLTFWHGWSDAGEVKAIDDSIARFEKRHPNITVKAVGNVSDATMNQALRAGGDDAPDVVSSFTTNNVGQYCSSGMWADLDPFLHKSGVVKEEVFPGPLLSYTQYRGRQCALPLLADTYGLYYNKDAFRKAGITRPPRTMSELERDAGKLTRRTGNGGYRQVGFMPDFRLYQNSPDRLFAQWGPRYFDRNGKARLAEEPSTREFFTTQRELLVAQGGYGPLEKFRTTFGEEMSAQNAFLRQKVAMHMDGEWRGLMLRKAKAPFDWGVAPMPVPDDRADTYGRGCLTGTVAGIAHSSRHQNAAWELVKFLTVDTDQVVAFANAIHNVPSTNAALVSPELDADAEFRTFLDIVRNPHSTALPPSDNGDMYVTSLQDFSYAVEAGKVPDLDAGLRALDARIDADNLQSEN; this is translated from the coding sequence ATGCCGCTCGTGCCGTTCATGCCGCTCCCCCGCCCGGGTGCCCGACCACGACCGCACGGCCGCCCGCGCCCCCGCGCCCGCCGCCGTGGCCGGACCGGGCGGCCGGCGGCGCTGCCCGTGGTGCTGGCCGCCGGGCTGCTCGCCGCCGGCTGCGCCCACCCCAGTGTCGGCAGCGACCGCGACGACCCCACCCGGCCGGTCACCCTCACCTTCTGGCACGGCTGGTCCGACGCCGGCGAGGTCAAGGCCATCGACGACAGCATCGCGCGGTTCGAGAAACGCCACCCCAACATCACCGTGAAGGCGGTCGGGAACGTCTCCGACGCCACCATGAACCAGGCGCTGCGGGCCGGCGGCGACGACGCACCCGACGTGGTGTCGTCGTTCACCACCAACAACGTCGGGCAGTACTGCTCCTCCGGAATGTGGGCGGACCTCGACCCCTTTCTGCACAAGAGCGGCGTGGTGAAGGAGGAGGTCTTTCCCGGGCCCCTGCTCTCCTATACGCAGTACCGCGGCCGGCAGTGCGCGCTGCCGCTGCTCGCCGACACCTACGGGCTGTACTACAACAAGGACGCCTTCCGGAAAGCCGGCATCACCCGGCCGCCGCGCACCATGTCGGAGCTGGAACGGGACGCCGGGAAACTCACCCGGCGCACCGGGAACGGCGGCTACCGACAGGTCGGCTTCATGCCGGACTTCCGGCTGTACCAGAACAGCCCGGACCGGCTCTTCGCACAGTGGGGCCCGCGGTATTTCGACCGGAACGGAAAAGCGCGGCTCGCCGAGGAACCCTCGACCCGGGAATTCTTCACCACCCAGCGCGAACTCCTCGTCGCCCAGGGCGGATACGGCCCGCTGGAGAAGTTCCGCACCACGTTCGGCGAGGAGATGTCGGCACAGAACGCCTTTCTGCGACAGAAGGTGGCCATGCACATGGACGGTGAATGGCGCGGCCTGATGCTCAGGAAGGCGAAGGCGCCGTTCGACTGGGGCGTGGCGCCGATGCCGGTGCCCGACGACCGTGCCGACACCTACGGCCGGGGCTGTCTCACCGGCACCGTCGCCGGCATCGCGCACAGCAGCCGGCATCAGAACGCGGCCTGGGAACTGGTGAAGTTCCTGACCGTCGACACCGACCAGGTGGTCGCCTTCGCCAACGCCATCCACAACGTCCCGTCCACCAACGCCGCCCTGGTCTCCCCCGAGTTGGACGCCGACGCGGAGTTCCGCACCTTCCTCGACATCGTCCGCAATCCGCACAGCACCGCACTGCCCCCGTCCGACAACGGCGACATGTACGTCACCTCGCTCCAGGACTTCTCCTACGCCGTGGAAGCCGGAAAGGTCCCCGATCTCGACGCCGGACTGCGCGCCCTCGACGCCCGGATCGACGCCGACAACCTCCAGTCCGAGAACTGA
- a CDS encoding carbohydrate ABC transporter permease — translation MAVTASPAPALRRKHLRERLRILGFLSPWLVGFSVFFGYPLIATGYFSIMHYNQIEQPAFVGLRNWKYVLTQMPLFGPALWNTLWLVVVMVALRVVFGLGIGLLVTKVKSGAGFFRTAFYLPYLAPPVAATVAFVFLLNPATGPVNEILGAVGIPGPEWFNDPAWAKPSLVLLSLWGIGDLMVIFMAALLDVPKEQYEAAALDGAGAWARFRYVTWPTITPIVLFAVVTGVVQTMQYYTQALVAGKLASGVSLGPGTVIQPGYPDHSTLTVPQLVYSLGFQNFNTGAACALSLVLFALAMAVTTLLMRKGAGLLPAED, via the coding sequence ATGGCAGTCACCGCCTCCCCCGCGCCGGCGCTGCGGCGCAAACACCTCCGCGAACGCCTGCGCATCCTGGGATTCCTCTCCCCCTGGCTCGTCGGATTCTCGGTCTTCTTCGGCTACCCGCTGATCGCCACCGGCTACTTCTCCATCATGCACTACAACCAGATCGAGCAGCCCGCGTTCGTGGGCCTGCGGAACTGGAAATACGTGCTGACCCAGATGCCGCTGTTCGGGCCGGCGCTGTGGAACACGCTCTGGCTGGTCGTGGTGATGGTGGCGCTGCGAGTCGTCTTCGGACTGGGCATCGGACTGCTCGTCACCAAGGTGAAATCGGGCGCCGGATTCTTCCGCACCGCGTTCTATCTGCCTTATCTGGCGCCGCCGGTGGCCGCCACCGTCGCCTTCGTCTTCCTGCTCAACCCGGCCACCGGGCCGGTCAACGAGATCCTCGGCGCGGTCGGCATCCCGGGCCCGGAGTGGTTCAACGACCCGGCCTGGGCCAAGCCGTCGCTGGTCCTGCTGTCCCTGTGGGGCATCGGCGACCTGATGGTGATCTTCATGGCGGCGCTGCTGGACGTCCCGAAGGAGCAGTACGAGGCCGCCGCACTGGACGGCGCCGGCGCCTGGGCGAGGTTCCGCTATGTGACCTGGCCGACGATCACCCCGATCGTGCTGTTCGCGGTGGTCACCGGTGTCGTACAGACCATGCAGTACTACACCCAGGCGCTGGTCGCCGGGAAACTCGCCTCCGGCGTCTCCCTCGGCCCCGGCACCGTCATCCAGCCCGGCTACCCGGACCACTCCACCCTGACCGTGCCGCAGCTCGTCTACTCGCTGGGCTTCCAGAACTTCAACACCGGCGCCGCCTGCGCCCTTTCGCTGGTGCTGTTCGCCCTCGCGATGGCCGTCACCACCCTGCTGATGCGCAAGGGCGCCGGCCTGCTCCCGGCGGAGGACTGA
- a CDS encoding carbohydrate ABC transporter permease, with the protein MTTTTLPRRPAARAPRATGTQAAGARRRRLLHWIAVHAVAVAAALFFLLPFVFVLLTSVMNDDQAMSGELWPHEWNWSNYASVFTTPGFLDWWKNSLLYAGLGTLFTVCSAVPVAYALARFRFRGRRTAMLLVISTMMLPPQVVVIPMYLVWAQQLHLTGSVWPLVVPMAFGDAYSIFLLRQFLLTIPQEYVESAKVDGCGELRTLLRIIFPMARPGIAAIALFQFFYCWNDYFGPQIYTAQNPAAWTLSYGLESFKSAHNVNWNLTMAATVLVMAPVIVVFFFAQKAFVEGVTLTGVKG; encoded by the coding sequence ATGACCACCACCACGCTCCCCCGCCGCCCGGCCGCCCGCGCCCCCCGCGCCACCGGCACCCAGGCCGCCGGCGCCCGCCGCAGACGGCTGCTGCACTGGATCGCCGTGCACGCGGTGGCCGTCGCCGCCGCCCTCTTCTTCCTCCTCCCGTTCGTCTTCGTCCTGCTGACCTCCGTCATGAACGACGACCAGGCGATGAGCGGCGAACTCTGGCCGCACGAGTGGAACTGGTCCAACTACGCCAGCGTGTTCACCACCCCCGGCTTCCTCGACTGGTGGAAGAACTCGCTGCTCTACGCGGGCCTGGGCACCCTCTTCACGGTCTGCTCGGCGGTCCCGGTCGCCTATGCGCTGGCCCGCTTCCGCTTCCGCGGCCGTCGCACCGCGATGCTGCTCGTCATCTCCACGATGATGCTGCCGCCCCAGGTCGTCGTCATCCCGATGTACCTGGTGTGGGCGCAGCAGCTGCACCTGACCGGCTCGGTCTGGCCGCTGGTCGTCCCGATGGCGTTCGGCGACGCCTACTCGATCTTCCTGCTCCGCCAGTTCCTGCTGACGATCCCTCAGGAATATGTGGAGTCCGCGAAGGTCGACGGCTGCGGCGAACTCCGCACCCTGCTGCGGATCATCTTCCCCATGGCCCGCCCCGGCATCGCCGCCATCGCCCTCTTCCAGTTCTTCTACTGCTGGAACGACTACTTCGGGCCGCAGATCTACACCGCCCAGAACCCGGCCGCCTGGACGCTCTCCTACGGCCTGGAGTCCTTCAAGAGCGCGCACAACGTCAACTGGAACCTCACCATGGCCGCGACGGTACTGGTCATGGCCCCCGTCATCGTCGTCTTCTTCTTCGCGCAGAAAGCCTTCGTCGAAGGCGTCACACTCACCGGAGTGAAGGGCTGA